One genomic segment of Micromonospora sp. WMMC415 includes these proteins:
- a CDS encoding cbb3-type cytochrome c oxidase subunit I — MSLTHGVPGAATGGRPDFVDRWRNPRGIWGGLAVVSHKPVGSRFMVTAGVFFLVGGVEALLMRVQLARPENDFLDAETYNDLFTMHGTTMMFLFVVPFIEGLANYLLPVQLGARDQPFPRFNAFNYWCYLFGGVLLYSSFAAAAVPDAGWFAYVPLSSDPYSPGPAMDFWLWGLALVEVSGIGAAVEILVLTLRMRAPGMSLARMPVFAWAMLTASALIVLAFTPLLVATGMLEMDRLLGATIFVAEKDGSPLLWQHLFWIFGHPEVYIMFLPAAGLVSQVVQVHARQRLVGYPFVVLAFVLTAVISLGLWVHHMFTTGLPPLTMSFFTAASMTIAIASGIQVLAWVATIWLGRPRFTVAMMFVVGFIVTFVAGGITGVMVASVPFDQQVHDTYFVVAHFHYVLIGGVLFPLFAALYHWLPKMTGRQLHHRPGVVVFALVFVGFHLTFFPMHLSGMWGMVRRVYTYEPDLGIGGLNLLSTVGAFLLAAGVLVFVVDLAVAWRRGDPAGSDTWAGDGLEWSVPSPPPSENFPRIPVVGSRYPLWQPERDRPDRDDRIRAFDRAPAEFRASPTTSVLLAEPEAVVHLPSPTRWPLVPALGLAATAAALIAQAYPLAVAALVVVAIGVAGWLRRNEAERWPERAGVRVGGLAVDVHGVQAIGWWGAMATIAVLATAGGTILASYHFLQVNAATWPPAPTQRPAAVLPVGLLAALVLAAGGALWLSTRARIHRRATLAGLAGVTVVGVVAGALTVAVYAAAPPEPSRHAYDSMVLLVLVFQAALVVVALVATGLAYLRAVAGGPPGRLRLLLQVAAGYWSLTAAWWALAAGSLSIALVG, encoded by the coding sequence GTGTCCCTCACCCACGGCGTCCCGGGCGCCGCCACCGGCGGCCGGCCCGACTTCGTCGACAGGTGGCGTAACCCACGCGGCATCTGGGGCGGCCTGGCGGTGGTCAGCCACAAACCGGTGGGCAGCCGGTTCATGGTCACGGCGGGGGTGTTCTTCCTCGTCGGTGGCGTCGAGGCGCTGCTGATGCGCGTCCAGCTCGCCCGGCCCGAGAACGACTTCCTCGACGCCGAGACCTACAACGACCTGTTCACCATGCACGGCACCACGATGATGTTCCTGTTCGTGGTGCCGTTCATCGAGGGCCTGGCCAACTACCTGCTACCGGTCCAGCTCGGTGCCCGCGACCAGCCGTTTCCCCGGTTCAACGCGTTCAACTACTGGTGCTACCTGTTCGGCGGCGTGCTGCTGTACAGCAGCTTCGCCGCCGCGGCCGTACCGGATGCGGGATGGTTCGCCTACGTGCCGCTGAGCAGCGACCCCTACTCGCCGGGTCCGGCGATGGACTTCTGGTTGTGGGGGCTGGCGCTCGTCGAGGTGTCCGGCATCGGCGCCGCGGTGGAGATCCTGGTGCTGACGCTGCGGATGCGGGCACCCGGCATGTCGCTGGCCCGGATGCCGGTGTTCGCCTGGGCGATGCTGACGGCGTCCGCGCTGATCGTCCTCGCGTTCACGCCGCTGCTGGTCGCGACGGGGATGCTGGAGATGGACCGGCTGCTCGGTGCCACGATCTTCGTGGCCGAGAAGGACGGCAGCCCGCTGCTGTGGCAGCACCTGTTCTGGATCTTCGGTCATCCGGAGGTCTACATCATGTTCCTGCCCGCGGCCGGACTGGTGTCACAGGTGGTGCAGGTGCACGCCCGCCAGCGGCTGGTCGGCTACCCGTTCGTGGTGCTCGCCTTCGTGCTGACGGCGGTCATCAGTCTCGGCCTGTGGGTCCACCACATGTTCACCACCGGGCTGCCACCGCTGACCATGAGCTTCTTCACCGCCGCGAGCATGACGATCGCGATCGCCAGCGGAATCCAGGTCCTGGCCTGGGTGGCGACGATCTGGCTGGGCCGGCCGCGGTTCACGGTGGCGATGATGTTCGTCGTCGGGTTCATCGTGACCTTCGTCGCCGGCGGCATCACCGGTGTGATGGTCGCGTCGGTGCCGTTCGACCAGCAGGTGCACGACACCTACTTCGTCGTGGCCCACTTCCACTACGTACTCATCGGTGGTGTGCTGTTTCCGCTCTTCGCGGCCCTGTACCACTGGCTGCCGAAGATGACCGGCCGGCAACTGCACCACCGGCCGGGCGTGGTCGTGTTCGCGCTGGTGTTCGTCGGCTTCCATCTGACGTTCTTCCCGATGCACCTGTCCGGCATGTGGGGCATGGTCAGGCGGGTCTACACCTACGAGCCGGACCTGGGCATCGGAGGTCTCAACCTGCTGTCCACCGTGGGCGCGTTCCTGCTGGCGGCCGGCGTGCTGGTGTTCGTCGTCGACCTCGCCGTCGCCTGGCGTCGCGGCGACCCCGCGGGCAGCGACACCTGGGCGGGCGACGGCCTGGAGTGGTCCGTCCCGTCGCCGCCGCCGTCGGAGAACTTCCCCCGGATCCCGGTGGTCGGCAGCCGCTACCCGCTCTGGCAGCCGGAGCGCGACCGACCCGACCGGGACGACCGGATCCGCGCCTTCGACCGGGCGCCGGCGGAGTTCCGGGCCAGCCCGACGACCAGCGTTCTGCTGGCCGAGCCGGAGGCCGTCGTACACCTGCCGAGCCCCACCCGCTGGCCCCTCGTCCCGGCGCTGGGGCTGGCGGCGACCGCCGCCGCCCTGATCGCCCAGGCGTACCCGCTCGCGGTGGCAGCCCTGGTGGTCGTCGCCATCGGCGTCGCCGGCTGGTTGCGCCGCAACGAGGCCGAACGGTGGCCGGAACGGGCGGGGGTACGCGTCGGCGGCCTGGCCGTGGACGTGCACGGCGTTCAGGCGATCGGCTGGTGGGGGGCGATGGCCACGATCGCCGTGCTGGCCACCGCCGGTGGCACCATCCTGGCCTCGTACCACTTCCTCCAGGTCAACGCCGCCACCTGGCCGCCGGCGCCGACCCAGCGGCCGGCCGCGGTGCTGCCGGTCGGCCTGCTCGCGGCCCTCGTCCTGGCCGCCGGTGGTGCTCTCTGGCTGAGCACGCGCGCCCGGATACACCGCCGGGCGACGCTGGCCGGGCTCGCGGGCGTGACGGTGGTCGGTGTGGTGGCCGGGGCGTTGACTGTCGCGGTGTACGCCGCCGCGCCACCCGAGCCCTCCCGGCACGCCTACGACTCGATGGTGCTCCTCGTGCTGGTGTTCCAGGCGGCGCTGGTGGTCGTCGCGCTGGTGGCGACCGGGCTCGCGTACCTGCGGGCGGTGGCGGGTGGGCCTCCCGGGCGCCTCCGGTTGCTCCTGCAGGTGGCGGCCGGCTACTGGTCGCTCACCGCGGCATGGTGGGCGCTGGCTGCCGGATCCCTGTCCATCGCACTGGTCGGTTAG